In the genome of Deltaproteobacteria bacterium, the window CCAAACCGATGTAACAGTCCATCTCGCTATCGACGCCGGCAATGTCGCCCAGCTCGAGCAGTTCAACCACGCGCCAAAAATGGCCGGTCAGCGCCATCTCGCGATCGCCGAGTTGCTCGGCCAGCCGCAGCAGCTCGGCGGTGGCCGCCAGCCGGTTTTCGGCGTCCTCCGGCCCGCGTACCCAGTGGGTGCTGTTCAGCGTCCAGGCCAGCGTCGCCATGTCGCGGACCTGGCGGGCCATGGCGACCGCTTGCCGGCTCAGCGTGGCTCTGCGCTCGTGGCTATTGGACCAGCGCAGCGCGTGAGCCAAGCTGCCCAGCAGCTTCGCGCGCAGCGCGCCGTCGCCCTTGCCGAGCTTGGCCAGGGCCTCCTCCAGCAATGCCACCTGCGAACCATCGACGACGCCCATCTCGACCCAACGGCTGACGCCCAGGGCTGCACCCGCAAGTTGCTGGGCCGCGCCCAGCCGCCGGGCACGTTCCGCCGCCCGGTAGAACGAATCCTTCGCCCGCCGCGGCTCGCCCGCCTTCCACCAGGCTTCACCGAGAGCGAGCAGCACATGGCAGCGGCGAGTTTCGTCGACCGGATATTGCAGCGCCAGCACCTGCAGCGCGCGCTCGTAGTGTGCCACCGCCTCTTCGTATGCCAGCGCCGCGCTCGCGCGTTCTGCCGCTCGTAGACAATAGACGATGGCCCGCTCGCTATCGCCGCCACCCGCCGCAGCCGCCACGAAGTGATGAGCCAAGCCCGACAAGTGGGGTTCGAGATCGGCGCGGTAGAAGTCCTCCAAGCACTCCGCGACATGGCGGTGCAGCCGCGCCCGGTCGCTCGGAGGCAAGTCGTCGTACAAGGTCTCACAGATCAACGCGTGCGAGAACCGGTACCTGCCCAGATGGCGCGGCGAGGGGTCGAGGATGCGGGCGGCGACCGCGCCATCCAAGAGTTCAAGCGCCGCCGGCTCCGCGGCCTCGGCCGGTCCACCCAGCTTGCTCCATACCCGAGCGATAACGGGGAGAGCGAACTCGCGGCCAATCACCGCGGCAATCGTCAGCAGCCGCCGGCAGGGGGCACTGAGATGCGCCAAGCGCCGCTCGATCAGGACGCGGATCTCCTGCGGAATCGCCAGCTGACCCGCGGAAACGTGCTCGACCCAGCGGCCACCCTCGCGCACAACGAGATTCTCCTCGACCAGGTGGCGGCAGAATTCCTTGATGAAGAACGGATTGCCTTCGCTGACGCGCGCGATGAAGCGCGCAAAGGTCCCCGCCACCTCCTGAGTGCCCCAGGTGCTCAGCAGCGCCTGCACGTCCTCTTCCGGCAGGCCATGCAAAGCCAGGCGCTCGTAGAGGGGCTCGCGGCAGAGGGTGCCGAGGATGTCGGCAAGCGAGTGCTTCGGGGTGACCTCAATGTCCCGATACGTGCCCAGCACCAAGAGGGACGAGCTTTCCATCGCGCGGGCCAGGAACTGGAGCAACAGCAGCGACGGGCGATCGGCCCAGTGCAGGTCATCGAGGATCAGCACCAACGGCCGCGCCGTCGCGGCATTGGTAAGGAAGTTGGCGATACTGTCGAAGAGCCGGAAGCGGGCCTGCTCCGATTCGCCCGGTGGGGATACAGGAATCTCCGGCATCCGCTCGCGCACCAGCGGCAGCATGTGGGCAATCTCGACCGCGCCCGCGCCCATCTCCCGGCGTAGCGCGTCCGGATCACGGCGCCGCACGTACCCGCGCATGATCTGCACCCATGGCCAAAACGCCGGCGCGCCATCGCCTTCGTAG includes:
- a CDS encoding AAA family ATPase; translation: MIRTFGDFELDEDRCELRCSGALVPVQPKVFNLLAYLIRQRERVVTKEELLEKLWPGECVSDWSLSTCVRAVRSAVADDGAAQQIVKTFHGRGYRFVAAVDELDRPRDRQERSLAPAAQRGPLERRTAEVFVGRRFEMNQLHATLDAALAGHGRLVMLVGEPGIGKTRTAEELATHAEGRGAQVLWGRCYEGDGAPAFWPWVQIMRGYVRRRDPDALRREMGAGAVEIAHMLPLVRERMPEIPVSPPGESEQARFRLFDSIANFLTNAATARPLVLILDDLHWADRPSLLLLQFLARAMESSSLLVLGTYRDIEVTPKHSLADILGTLCREPLYERLALHGLPEEDVQALLSTWGTQEVAGTFARFIARVSEGNPFFIKEFCRHLVEENLVVREGGRWVEHVSAGQLAIPQEIRVLIERRLAHLSAPCRRLLTIAAVIGREFALPVIARVWSKLGGPAEAAEPAALELLDGAVAARILDPSPRHLGRYRFSHALICETLYDDLPPSDRARLHRHVAECLEDFYRADLEPHLSGLAHHFVAAAAGGGDSERAIVYCLRAAERASAALAYEEAVAHYERALQVLALQYPVDETRRCHVLLALGEAWWKAGEPRRAKDSFYRAAERARRLGAAQQLAGAALGVSRWVEMGVVDGSQVALLEEALAKLGKGDGALRAKLLGSLAHALRWSNSHERRATLSRQAVAMARQVRDMATLAWTLNSTHWVRGPEDAENRLAATAELLRLAEQLGDREMALTGHFWRVVELLELGDIAGVDSEMDCYIGLAEELRDPFYLWLVPVHRAMRALLDGRFEDAGKLAAQGLAVGQRLDQQDALFLFEVQMAILRFEEGRLDEIDGALNGFVERYPSIPTWRCARAELYKELGCYEEARREFDALAVNQFADLPRDDVWVAALAMLAEVCAFLGDAPRAAILYNLLLPHASRCVVISYAIASLGSAARFLGVLATTMQRWHEAERHFEEAMAMNARIGARSWLASGQHDYARMLLARHAPGDHERAVALLHQAIATAEQLGMSDLAGKASALRREVELAVAQAGCPSVTAPKAKASRRPQAGAAGR